ACATACAATATATCCAATCTGATTGTATATTTATTCGATTGAATTGAATATAGAAATGCTGTAATTGGAGAAAGGCGGCCAAACAATATGTATCCTGACCCAGCTCATATGAAGCAAAAAATCAAAGAAACTGTAGATCGGCTGGACCCCGACTTGCGGGAATTATCGCTGCGCATTCACGCTAACCCTGAACTTAGCTTTCAGGAAGTCCAAGCACAACAATGGTTAACCGAACCGCTGGAAGCAGCCGGATTTCAGGTGGAAAAAGGCATTTCAGGCCTCGACACCTCGTTCCGAGCTGTATGGGAAGGCCAGCCAGGTGGACCCACGATTGCACTGCTCGCTGAATATGATGCACTGCCCCGCATCGGACATGCCTGCGGACACAATCTGATCGGAACCTCTGCTGTAGGTGCAGCACTGGCGCTCAAGGAAGCTTGCCCTGATCTTCCGGGACGGATCATCGTTCTTGGCACACCGGCTGAAGAAGAGGGCGGCGGTAAGATCATTATGGTGAACGATGGCGTATTCAATGAGATGGATGCCGTCATGATGTGTCACCCGCAGCAAAAAACGATGGTACTGAGAGGTGCGCTGGCTTGTGTGGACGCAACCTTTACGTTCCACGGCAAACAGGCACATGCTGCCTCATCTCCTGAGAAGGGCATTAGTGCGCTAGATGCCTTGGTCAACGCGTACGCGGGAATAAATTCACTCCGTCCTTATTTGAAGGATGACGTTCGGGTGAACGGGATTATTACCAAGGGTGGAGATGCGCCCAACGTGGTGCCTGAGCTGGCTGAAGCCGTATATATCATTCGGGCGAAGACCGTTGAAGAACTGAAAGTCGTCATGGACAAAGTTTACCGCGTCGTGCGCCATGCTGCGGAAGGCGTTGGCGCTACGGTAGATATTACAGAAGGTCTGATCTATGCCGAGCGGAATAACAACAAAACTCTGGCGGGTCTGTTCCAGCAGAACCTGGAGGATATGGGCATTGAAGTGCATGATCCACCGCAAACAGGCGGTGTGGGTTCCTCGGATATTGGTAACGTAAGCCAGATCACAGCCGCGATCCATCCGTATATTCGGTTAGGAGATGCGACAACACACACACCTGAATTTGCCCGGCTTGCCGGAGCAGAGGAAGGCATGATTGAGCTAAACCGTGCGGCGAAGGCCCTTGCACTGACAGCGTTCGACCTGTACGCAGACAAGGCAGCATTGCAGCAGGTACGGGATGAGTTTGAAGCATGGAAACAACAGAAGGACGAGGGATGATGAATTGGAAAACATAACAAAACAAACACAACAACGGCGTACATGGTTCAAAATGCCTCACACCTTCGTCATTTTGTTCATTTTGGTGCTGGTA
Above is a window of Paenibacillus sp. E222 DNA encoding:
- a CDS encoding M20 family metallopeptidase; this encodes MYPDPAHMKQKIKETVDRLDPDLRELSLRIHANPELSFQEVQAQQWLTEPLEAAGFQVEKGISGLDTSFRAVWEGQPGGPTIALLAEYDALPRIGHACGHNLIGTSAVGAALALKEACPDLPGRIIVLGTPAEEEGGGKIIMVNDGVFNEMDAVMMCHPQQKTMVLRGALACVDATFTFHGKQAHAASSPEKGISALDALVNAYAGINSLRPYLKDDVRVNGIITKGGDAPNVVPELAEAVYIIRAKTVEELKVVMDKVYRVVRHAAEGVGATVDITEGLIYAERNNNKTLAGLFQQNLEDMGIEVHDPPQTGGVGSSDIGNVSQITAAIHPYIRLGDATTHTPEFARLAGAEEGMIELNRAAKALALTAFDLYADKAALQQVRDEFEAWKQQKDEG